In one Apteryx mantelli isolate bAptMan1 chromosome 9, bAptMan1.hap1, whole genome shotgun sequence genomic region, the following are encoded:
- the FARSB gene encoding phenylalanine--tRNA ligase beta subunit isoform X1 yields MPTVSVKRDLLFEALGRAYTDEEFDELCFEFGLELDEITSEKDIISKERGDGKAEGASDTVLYKIDVPANRYDLLCLEGLVRGLQVFKERINLPRYKKIMPAKGEGQRLIITEETAQVRPHAVAAVLRNITFTKERYDSFIDLQEKLHQNICRKRALVAIGTHDLDTVTGPFTFTAKAPSEIKFKPLNQSQEYTASQLMDLYRTDSHLRHYLHLIENKPLYPIIYDSNGVVLSMPPIINGEHTKISLNTRNVFIECTGTDITKAKIVLDILVTMFSEYCEKPFSVEAAEVIYPNGKTHICPELAYRREKVKPEFINKKIGISETPSNLAKLLTRMCLKSHVTGNGNNIEIEIPPTRADIIHACDIVEDAAIAYGYNNIQMTIPKTYTIANQLPLNKLTELLRLDLAAAGFTEALTFALCSQEDIADKLGMDISATKAVHIANPKTAEFQVARTSLLPGLLKTIAANRKMPLPLKLFEISDIVVKDANTDVGARNYRHLCALYYNKSPGFEIIHGLLDRVMQLLEVPPNQENGYMIKATEGSAFFPGRCAEIIAKGQSIGKLGVLHPDVITKFELTMPCSALEINIEPFV; encoded by the exons ATGCCGACTGTCAGCGTGAAGCGCGACCTGCTCTTCGAGGCGCTGGGCCGGGCTTACA CTGATGAAGAATTTGATGAGCTTTGTTTTGAGTTTGGTTTGGAGCTTGATGAGATT ACATCTGAGAAAGACATTATAAGTAAAGAACGAGGTGATGGAAAGGCGGAGGGGGCATCTGATACCGTTCTCTATAAAATTGATGTTCCTGCCAACCGTTATGATCTTCTTTGTCTTGAAGGACTGGTCCGAGGATTGCAGGTCTTTAAAGAAAG GATAAATCTCCCTAGGTACAAAAAGATCATGCCAGCTAAGGGTGAAGGTCAGAGGCTGATTATCACTGAAGAG ACTGCCCAAGTCCGTCCTCATGCTGTTGCTGCAGTCCTTCGTAACATAACCTTTACCAAAGAACGTTACGATAGTTTCATTGACCTTCAAGAAAAACTACACCAAAATATTTGCAG GAAAAGAGCGTTAGTAGCAATAGGTACCCATGACTTGGACACCGTCACTGGTCCATTTACCTTTACAGCTAAAGCACCTTCTGAAATTAAATTCAAGCCCTTGAATCAATCTCAAGAGTACACAGCTTCACAACTTATGGATCTGTATAGG ACTGACAGCCATCTTCGACACTATTTGCACCTAATTGAAAATAAGCCACTTTATCCCATCATTTATGACAGCAATGGTGTTGTTCTGTCCATGCCACCAATCATCAATG GAGAACATACAAAAATAAGCCTAAACACCAGAAATGTCTTTATTGAATGCACAGGCACAGATATTACAAAG gcaAAAATTGTCCTTGATATTCTAGTCACAATGTTTAGTGAATATTGTGAGAAGCCATTCAG TGTTGAAGCAGCAGAAGTAATTTATCCTAATGGGAAGACCCACATCTGTCCA gaaTTGGCTTACCGAAGAGAGAAGGTGAAACCTGAGTTCATTAACAAGAAAATAGGAATCAG tgaaaCTCCATCAaaccttgcaaagctgctgaCTAGGATGTGTTTGAAGTCACACGTCACAGGGAATGGGAACAATATAGAGATTGAAATCCCTCCTACCAGAGCGGACATTATCCATGCATGTGATATCGTAGAAGATGCAGCAATAGCTTATGGTTATAACAACATTCAGATGACTATTCCGAAAACATACACCATAGCTAATCAA ctCCCTCTCAATAAGCTCACAGAACTTCTCAGACTGGACTTGGCAGCTGCTGGATTCACTGAAGCTCTCACTTTTGCCCTG TGTTCTCAAGAAGATATTGCAGATAAACTTGGCATGGATATCTCTGCAACAAAAGCAGTACACATAGCAAACCCCAAAACTGCAGAATTTCAG GTGGCACGGACAAGCCTCCTTCCTGGACTACTGAAAACTATTGCTGCTAATCGAAAGATGCCCTTGCCTTTGAAACTCTTTGAGATTTCTGACATTGTAGTAAAAGATGCCAATACAG ATGTAGGGGCAAGAAACTACCGGCATCTCTGTGCACTTTATTACAACAAGAGCCCAGGGTTTGAGATTATCCATGGTTTGCTGGACAGAGTCATGCAGCTTCTGGAAGTACCACCAAACCAAGAGAACGGATACATGATCAAGGCAACTGAAG
- the FARSB gene encoding phenylalanine--tRNA ligase beta subunit isoform X2 codes for MPTVSVKRDLLFEALGRAYTDEEFDELCFEFGLELDEITSEKDIISKERGDGKAEGASDTVLYKIDVPANRYDLLCLEGLVRGLQVFKERINLPRYKKIMPAKGEGQRLIITEETAQVRPHAVAAVLRNITFTKERYDSFIDLQEKLHQNICRKRALVAIGTHDLDTVTGPFTFTAKAPSEIKFKPLNQSQEYTASQLMDLYRTDSHLRHYLHLIENKPLYPIIYDSNGVVLSMPPIINGEHTKISLNTRNVFIECTGTDITKAKIVLDILVTMFSEYCEKPFSVEAAEVIYPNGKTHICPELAYRREKVKPEFINKKIGISETPSNLAKLLTRMCLKSHVTGNGNNIEIEIPPTRADIIHACDIVEDAAIAYGYNNIQMTIPKTYTIANQLPLNKLTELLRLDLAAAGFTEALTFALCSQEDIADKLGMDISATKAVHIANPKTAEFQVARTSLLPGLLKTIAANRKMPLPLKLFEISDIVVKDANTDVGARNYRHLCALYYNKSPGFEIIHGLLDRVMQLLEVPPNQENGYMIKATEDIQRDTAGWLCCKIDVWGHQPQVCWLITELHVMPRVHPFSSPRPTGMRGA; via the exons ATGCCGACTGTCAGCGTGAAGCGCGACCTGCTCTTCGAGGCGCTGGGCCGGGCTTACA CTGATGAAGAATTTGATGAGCTTTGTTTTGAGTTTGGTTTGGAGCTTGATGAGATT ACATCTGAGAAAGACATTATAAGTAAAGAACGAGGTGATGGAAAGGCGGAGGGGGCATCTGATACCGTTCTCTATAAAATTGATGTTCCTGCCAACCGTTATGATCTTCTTTGTCTTGAAGGACTGGTCCGAGGATTGCAGGTCTTTAAAGAAAG GATAAATCTCCCTAGGTACAAAAAGATCATGCCAGCTAAGGGTGAAGGTCAGAGGCTGATTATCACTGAAGAG ACTGCCCAAGTCCGTCCTCATGCTGTTGCTGCAGTCCTTCGTAACATAACCTTTACCAAAGAACGTTACGATAGTTTCATTGACCTTCAAGAAAAACTACACCAAAATATTTGCAG GAAAAGAGCGTTAGTAGCAATAGGTACCCATGACTTGGACACCGTCACTGGTCCATTTACCTTTACAGCTAAAGCACCTTCTGAAATTAAATTCAAGCCCTTGAATCAATCTCAAGAGTACACAGCTTCACAACTTATGGATCTGTATAGG ACTGACAGCCATCTTCGACACTATTTGCACCTAATTGAAAATAAGCCACTTTATCCCATCATTTATGACAGCAATGGTGTTGTTCTGTCCATGCCACCAATCATCAATG GAGAACATACAAAAATAAGCCTAAACACCAGAAATGTCTTTATTGAATGCACAGGCACAGATATTACAAAG gcaAAAATTGTCCTTGATATTCTAGTCACAATGTTTAGTGAATATTGTGAGAAGCCATTCAG TGTTGAAGCAGCAGAAGTAATTTATCCTAATGGGAAGACCCACATCTGTCCA gaaTTGGCTTACCGAAGAGAGAAGGTGAAACCTGAGTTCATTAACAAGAAAATAGGAATCAG tgaaaCTCCATCAaaccttgcaaagctgctgaCTAGGATGTGTTTGAAGTCACACGTCACAGGGAATGGGAACAATATAGAGATTGAAATCCCTCCTACCAGAGCGGACATTATCCATGCATGTGATATCGTAGAAGATGCAGCAATAGCTTATGGTTATAACAACATTCAGATGACTATTCCGAAAACATACACCATAGCTAATCAA ctCCCTCTCAATAAGCTCACAGAACTTCTCAGACTGGACTTGGCAGCTGCTGGATTCACTGAAGCTCTCACTTTTGCCCTG TGTTCTCAAGAAGATATTGCAGATAAACTTGGCATGGATATCTCTGCAACAAAAGCAGTACACATAGCAAACCCCAAAACTGCAGAATTTCAG GTGGCACGGACAAGCCTCCTTCCTGGACTACTGAAAACTATTGCTGCTAATCGAAAGATGCCCTTGCCTTTGAAACTCTTTGAGATTTCTGACATTGTAGTAAAAGATGCCAATACAG ATGTAGGGGCAAGAAACTACCGGCATCTCTGTGCACTTTATTACAACAAGAGCCCAGGGTTTGAGATTATCCATGGTTTGCTGGACAGAGTCATGCAGCTTCTGGAAGTACCACCAAACCAAGAGAACGGATACATGATCAAGGCAACTGAAG ATATCCAGAGAGATACTGCAGGCTGGCTGTGTTGCAAAATTGATGTTTGGGGACACCAGCCCCAGGTTTGCTGGCTGATAACAGAGCTCCACGTCATGCCTAGAGTTCATCCGTTCTCATCGCCAAGGCCCACAGGAATGCGAGGGGCTTGA